One Oncorhynchus masou masou isolate Uvic2021 chromosome 27, UVic_Omas_1.1, whole genome shotgun sequence genomic window carries:
- the LOC135516251 gene encoding LOW QUALITY PROTEIN: lysine-specific demethylase 6B-like (The sequence of the model RefSeq protein was modified relative to this genomic sequence to represent the inferred CDS: inserted 1 base in 1 codon; deleted 3 bases in 2 codons): protein MHHTVEQFVGRGTRDSFPLDGLSRGTWAPVGGHVTWAQPARCPPGVNQHQLLPHLPPSHMGGLTHPSKFFNNGPMQVRGSEKQELAQAMLPGLQRADQQHLPPPPHRAWEQPGQLYESPPPPHPSVPLPSDHATRLHGGYSPGPPASLPPRPNQLLKYVDPQEQHLLRGPTSLGDDMWAQVQQRGYPGKMLGGQLKRPAPPLGEYSVIRHTPHPSSRPNEDCPSPSKRKRSSEQVPHPGIQRFSGPGAPLPPQQQPPSHYPPPPPKPAFWNPMHKASGAPRAQPERKNGSPDFQVRAESVKSCMGGYTYKPPAPSPISPPLTSSPGGYPQRHSGPHPPHKPSFSPQALNQPPHNNPHSSHPQYPKQPAPPRMGMEPRGGPPTPQRGPTTGDRGVDNHPPPHHHQPPARGDRDSREPPQPSPANHTGVPYSHNPHFQPHPGLGHTAPHPPASSTAVPQQHNPSPSHHEAWRLQGQGQGRPQNNHPLESGHYRAGLVPQGQQNQAGEGRGTPGLQHHQYPHISSPQVPTRTPVIISTPQALCSQSQNNRYNNSSSITGPALSTVITAPPAVCSANSTCRRGRETMSLPHQSSAASQLERDPERSPIHPMLHPGYQGAHAGTANHPHRAPPRPQQQQFPSQHHQQSVQGKSYYRRSDPDGTPASSSSSSSSSFSGHQRAGESVITSRGSHPSPLTQTEGTSSPLHRSMPAPQPHTVSSAPQPASNPSYSRLCAQPAPQATTTSAKGYLNSRPQPPPPSAPQSMEEALDKLDAELQGHMQAEERREREQEERREREQEERKRREQEERREREQEEQREQEERKRREQEERKRREQEERKRREQEERKRREQEERKRREQEERKREWEREQEERMRREREQGKRRELERVEEEKKRREWEKEEEGRKRDLAREQEERKRRTELMKEEERRKAEEEMSRSNKRREESAIESLERLLSGNSSAPPPPRLSTVSSFVPPTPSQSSSSPPYPWLSRGGAPPCPPGQAPPPPAPLEMSRPPPLTPQTEYAREKQRQREMWGETPPSSLHTSNVTSGNNALTSSGPFYPNHPSNKTLTQGAPPRPSKDTPHPKENDSQQARGGAMGAVDPIHTSSTVTLREPPKLFQAFPRDSLSSGPNTSRTSSSTSSTGGLPNKRMPSGGLGSLGCSASSSNSGDSDSAQFEEEPLELSTLLPDGLANIMAMLDESIKKEEESLYCSDRNGARETIVNAFSAMPPAKGYLCAPDLIPAPNQQPQGDFVGTNVHASPPVLSRQGSLASPCSRTSSINEEDEEGCLALKPALELHEPAVPLNSDPQSGTNYSHSDLAKLYGLPEPVKIEGDDEDEEDESETPSSSPPPPQRPHLHQTGVSSTFKSQAALENQKYAYRGGPFGRPPPSALGGLKYSSSLSLGPDIQQQQNSTSPTSDSTNHPGFTPSSAPPLKTRPHSPSSWEAKRQVNIKMEEPDIWRDGREAMEKRLHSMREESKCYPSTQPIKMEPKEEATLTTISESSLAELGRSCEVLLTRHSSSLPRKNTSDRTKTELKQEGRHHKPERERERHREKERKPGRSNKHGERREGKKKPREKRDEMSSSSSSSSHSSSSSSSSSHSSSSSKRHRHKEKGHRRILGNLDIQRKEIREKDXRPRRHEGKEAGSTNEGETSEWASRSRSERCSGVMSASQGRGAGSTLQGSAADFMKLKALSDGPPKELKIRLIKVESGDRETFIASEVEEKRTPLEEISIENTAAEVIRACKGARVKGKFRESYLLPAFSVKPLFTTEPLPRDKLNPPTPSIYLESKRDALSPVLLQFCTDPKNPVTVIRGLAGSLRLNLGLFSTKSLVDANSEHAVEVRTQVQQPADENWDPSGTGQTWPCESSRSHTTIAKYAQYQASSFQESLQEEKGSDEEAEEDEEDKEKMSKETSPETSSKEPTSKDATSTEQKPVGKIIKFGTNIDLSDPKRWKAQLQELQKLPAFMRVASSGNMLSHVGHTILGMNTVQLYMKVPGSRTPGHQENNNFCSVNVNIGPGDCEWFSVHENYWPAIDDFCEKHGVDYLTGSWWPVLEDLYRSNIPVYRFIQRPGDLVWINAGTVHWVQAVGWCNNIAWNVGPLNSYQYQLALERFEWNEVKKVKSIVPMIHVSWNVARTVKVTDPDTYKMIKHCLLQSIKHIQVLRDQLVAAGKKISYQSRVKDEPAYYCNECDVEVFDLLFVTSESGSRKTYVVHCEDCARQRNPSLSNNVVVLEQYRMEELMSTYDAFSLTAAPSTR from the exons ATGCATCACACGGTAGAGCAGTTTGTCGGGCGTGGCACACGGGACTCCTTCCCTCTGGACGGACTCAGCCGGGGAACATGGGCTCCCGTGGGTGGCCACGTCACCTGGGCGCAACCTGCCAG GTGTCCGCCAGGTGTCAATCAACACCAGCTCCTACCCCATCTACCTCCCAGTCACATGGGTGGACTGACCCATCCCAGTAAATTCTTCAATAATGG GCCCATGCAGGTGCGTGGCAGTGAGAAGCAGGAGCTGGCCCAGGCCATGTTACCTGGCCTCCAGAGAGCGGACCAGcaacacctccctcctccccctcacagGGCGTGGGAACAGCCAGGTCAGCTGTACGAGtcacccccccctcctcatccATCCGTACCCCTGCCCAGCGACCACGCAACCCGTCTGCATGGCGGGTATAGCCCCGGGCCTCCCGCCAGCCTGCCCCCCAGGCCCAATCAGCTACTGAAG TATGTGGACCCTCAGGAGCAGCATCTTCTCAGGGGTCCGACATCGCTGGGTGATGATATGTGGGCTCAGGTGCAGCAGAGGGGTTACCCAGGGAAGATGTTGGGAGGGCAGCTGAAGAGACCGGCCCCCCCTCTCGGGGAGTACTCGGTCATCCGGCACACCCCGCACCCCTCCTCTCGCCCCAATGAGGACTGCCCCAGTCCCagcaagaggaagaggagctCTGAGCAG GTTCCACACCCAGGCATACAGAGGTTCTCTGGCCCAGGA GCACCCCTGCCCCCACAGCAGCAGCCCCCGTCCCActacccccctcctccacccaaACCTGCTTTCTGGAACCCCATGCACAAGGCGAGTGGCGCCCCCCGGGCCCAGCCCGAACGCAAGAACGGTTCCCCTGATTTCCAGGTCCGAGCC GAGTCAGTCAAGTCCTGCATGGGCGGCTACACCTACAAACCTCCCGCCCCCTCGCCCATCTCCccacccctcacctcctccccggGAGGCTACCCTCAGAGGCACAGCGGGCCCCACCCACCCCACAAGCCCTCATTCTCACCTCAGGCCCTCAATCAACCCCCCCACAACAACCCCCACAGCTCTCACCCGCAGTACCCTAAACAACCAGCCCCGCCCCGCATGGGGATGGAGCCCAGGGGAGGTCCTCCTACCCCCCAGAGAGGCCCTACCACTGGGGATAGGGGAGTCGACAACCATCCGCCTCCTCACCACCACCAACCTCCAGCAAGGGGGGACAGGGACAGTAGGGAGCCCCCCCAACCCTCACCAGCAAACCACACCGGCGTGCCTTACAGCCACAACCCCCACTTCCAGCCCCACCCCGGGCTGGGCCACACTGCCCCCCACCCCCCTGCCAGCAGCACAGCAGTACCTCAGCAGCACAACCCCAGTCCCTCCCACCACGAGGCCTGGAGGCtccagggacaggggcagggcaGGCCACAAAACAACCACCCCCTG gAGTCTGGTCACTACAGGGCAGGGCTGGTACCTCAGGGGCAGCAGAACCAGGCTGGGGAGGGACGCGGGACCCCGGGTCTCCAACACCATCAGTACCCCCATATCAGCTCCCCTCAGGTTCCTACCAGAACCCCCGTCATCATCTCCACCCCCCAGGCCCTCTGCTCACAGTCCCAAAACAACCGCTACaacaacagtagtagtattactgGACCTGCACTCTCCACTGTGATCACAGCACCACCTGCTGTGTGTTCAGCTAACAGCACCTgtaggagaggcagggagacgatGTCACTGCCCCACCAGTCCTCAGCTGCGTCTCAGCtggagagagacccagagaggagCCCCATCCACCCCATGCTGCACCCAGGGTATCAGGGAGCCCACGCGGGCACTGCCAACCACCCACACCGGGCGCCACCCaggccccagcagcagcagttcccTAGCCAGCACCACCAACAGTCTGTCCAGGGGAAGTCTTACTACAGACGGTCTGATCCGGATGGCACTCCggcctcctcttcatcctcctcctcttcgtcaTTCTCAGGACACCAGAGGGCAGGGGAGAGCGTCATCACCAGCAGGGGGTCTCACCCCAGCCCCCTCACCCAGACAGAGGGCACTAGCTCGCCCCTGCACCGCTCCATGCCCGCCCCCCAACCCCACACTGTCAGCTCTGCCCCCCAGCCAGCCTCCAACCCCTCTTACTCCAGACTCTGTGCCCAGCCTGCCCCCCAGGCTACCACCACCTCAGCCAAGGGGTATCTAAATTCTCGACCCCAGCCACCTCCACCCTCAGCCCCCCAGTCCATGGAGGAGGCTCTGGATAAACTGGATGCTGAGCTGCAGGGTCATATGCAGGccgaggagaggagggagagggagcaggaagagcggagggagagggagcaggaagagcggaagaggagggagcaggaagagcggagggagagggagcaggaagagcagagggagcaggaagagcggaagaggagggagcaggaagagcggaagaggagggagcaggaagagcggaagaggagggagcaggaagagcggaagaggagggagcaggaAGAGCGGAAGCGGAGGGAGCAGGAAGAGCggaagagggagtgggagagagagcaggaagagcggatgaggagggagagggagcaggggaagaggagagagttggagagagtggaagaggagaagaaaagaagGGAATGGGaaaaagaggaagagggaaggaagagggatTTGGCAAGGGaacaagaggagaggaagaggaggactgagttgatgaaagaggaggagaggaggaaggcggAGGAGGAGATGAGCCGAAGTaataaaaggagagaggagtctgcCATCGAGAGTCTGGAGAGACTCCTGTCCGGCAACTCCTCTGCTCCTCCACCTCCTCGCCTGTCCACCGTCTCCTCCTTTGTCCCACCCACCCCCAGCCAGTCATCCTCCTCGCCCCCCTACCCCTGGCTGAGCCGGGGCGGGGCTCCCCCTTGTCCCCCAGGCCAGGCACCACCACCTCCCGCCCCCCTGGAGATGTCACGGCCGCCCCCTCTCACCCCCCAGACGGAGTACGCCAGGGAGAagcagaggcagagggagatgtggggtgaAACCCCCCCCTCGTCATTACACACTAGTAACGTCACCTCAGGGAACAACGCCCTGACCTCGTCGGGGCCCTTTTACCCCAACCACCCCTCAAATAAGACCTTGACACAAGGTGCCCCCCCCCGCCCATCCAAAGACACCCCCCATCCCAAGGAGAACGATAGTCAGCAGGCCCGAGGGGGAGCGATGGGCGCTGTGGATCCCATCCACACCTCCAGCACGGTCACCCTCCGAGAGCCCCCCAAACTCTTCCAGGCGTTCCCCAGGGATAGCCTTTCGTCTGGGCCCAACACCTCCAGGACCAGCAGCAGCACATCCAGCACTGGGGGCCTCCCCAACAAGCGCATGCCCAGCGGAGGCCTAGGCAGCCTGGGTTGCAGCgccagcagcagtaacagcggCGACTCCGACAGCGCCCAGTTTGAGGAGGAACCCTTGGAGCTCTCAACGTTACTCCCGGACGGTCTGGCCAACATCATGGCCATGCTGGATGAGTCCATcaagaaagaggaggaatctcTGTACTGTAGCGACCGAAACGGTGCTAGGGAGACCATCGTAAATGCCTTCTCTGCTATGCCGCCGGCCAAGGGCTATCTGTGTGCCCCGGACCTCATCCCAGCTCCCAATCAGCAACCGCAGGGCGACTTTGTTGGGACGAACGTCCACGCCAGCCCCCCTGTACTGAGCCGACAGGGCTCCCTGGCCTCCCCCTGCAGCCGGACCTCCTCCATCAACGAGGAAGACGAGGAGGGTTGTCTCGCCCTGAAACCCGCTTTGGAGCTCCACGAGCCAGCCGTCCCCCTCAACTCCGACCCCCAGTCAGGGACTAACTACAGCCACAGCGACCTGGCTAAACTCTACGGTCTCCCGGAGCCTGTGAAGATCGAGGGTGACGACGAGGATGAGGAAGATGAGTCAGAGACCCCGTCCAGTTCCCCTCCCCCGCCCCAGAGGCCCCACCTCCACCAGACGGGGGTGAGCAGCACCTTCAAGTCCCAGGCCGCCCTGGAGAACCAGAAGTACGCCTACCGAGGAGGTCCGTTTGGCCGCCCGCCCCCCTCCGCTCTTGGGGGACTGaagtactcctcctccctctctctgggtcCCGACATCCAACAGCAGCAGAATAGCACCTCCCCCACCTCGGATTCCACCAATCACCCAGGCTTCACGCCGTCATCGGCCCCTCCCCTAAAGACCCGCCCACACTCCCCCTCCAGCTGGGAGGCAAAGAGACAGGTCAATATCAAGATGGAGGAGCCTGATatctggagagatgggagagaggccaTGGAGAAGAGGCTCCATTCCATGAGGGAGGAGTCCAAGTGTTATCCCTCTACGCAACCCATCAAGATGGAGCCCAAGGAAGAGGCGACGCTTACAACCATCTCCGAGTCTTCTCTGGCCGAGCTGGGCCGAAGCTGTGAGGTTCTCCTGACCCGACACTCCAGCTCCCTCCCCAGAAAGAACACCTCCGACAGGACCAAGACTGAGCTCAAACAGGAAGGCAGGCACCACAAGCCCGAGAGAGAGCGGGAACGACaccgagagaaggagaggaaacccGGCCGGAGCAATAAGcacggggagaggagagaggggaagaaaaagCCGAGGGAGAAACGAGACgagatgtcctcctcctcctcttcgtcctctcactcctcctcctcctcctcttcgtcctctcactcctcctccagTTCGAAACGGCACAGGCACAAGGAGAAGGGA CACCGGCGGATCCTTGGGAACCTGGACATTCAGCGTAAGGAGATCCGGGAGAAGG CGCGTCCGCGCCGACATGAGGGGAAGGAGGCTGGGTCCACCAACGAAGGTGAAACCTCCGAATGGGCGTCCCGTAGTAGAAGTGAAAGATGTTCAGGAGTCATGTCCGCTTCTCAGGGCAGAGGGGCTGGATCAACGCTGCAGGGTTCAGCTGCTGACTTCATGAAGCTGAAGGCCCTGTCGGACGGGCCGCCCAAGGAGTTGAAGATCAGGCTGATCAAGGTGGAGAGCGGCGACCGAGAGACGTTCATCGCCTCTGAGGTGGAGGAGAAGCGGACACCCTTGGAGGAGATCAGCATCGAGAACACCGCCGCAGAGGTCATCAGGGCCTGCAA GGGTGCGAGGGTGAAGGGGAAGTTCAGAGAGTCCTACCTGCTCCCTGCGTTCTCTGTCAAGCCGCTATTTACTACAGAGCCCCTCCCACGGGATAAACTCAACCCCCCCACGCCCAGCATCTAT TTGGAGAGTAAGAGAGATGCCCTCTCCCCTGTACTACTGCAGTTCTGTACAGACCCCAagaaccctgttactgtcatcagAGGACTGGCCGGGTCCCTACGACTCA acctgGGTCTGTTCTCCACTAAGTCTCTGGTGGATGCTAACTCTGAGCATGCTGTGGAGGTGAGGACCCAGGTACAGCAGCCTGCTGATGAGAACTGGGACCCCAGCGGCACAGGGCAGACCTGGCCCTGCGAGAGCAGCCGCTCGCACACCACCATCGCCAAGTACGCCCAGTACCAGGCTTCGTCCTTCCAGGAGAGTCTGCAG GAGGAGAAGGGTAGTGATGAAGAGGCTGAGGAAGATGAAGAAGACAAGGAGAAGATGAGTAAGGAGACCAGCCCTGAGACATCTAGCAAAGAACCCACAAGTAAAGATGCTACCAGTACCGAACAGAAACCAGTGGGAAAGATAATCAAGTTTGGCACCAACATTGACCTGTCAGACCCCAAGAG GTGGAAGGCCCAGCTGCAGGAGCTCCAGAAGCTTCCGGCCTTCATGCGCGTGGCGTCCAGCGGCAACATGCTGAGCCACGTAGGTCACACCATCCTGGGCATGAACACGGTCCAGCTCTACATGAAGGTCCCCGGGAGCCGCACGCCTGGCCACCAGGAGAACAACAACTTCTGCTCTGTGAACGTCAACATTGGGCCTGGAGACTGCGAGTGGTTCTCCGTGCACGAAAACTACTGGCCGGCCATCGACGACTTCTGTGAAAA GCACGGAGTAGACTACCTGACCGGTTCCTGGTGGCCTGTTCTGGAGGACCTGTACCGATCCAACATCCCTGTGTACCGCTTCATTCAGAGGCCCGGGGACCTGGTGTGGATCAACGCAGGGACCGTCCACTGGGTCCAGGCTGTGGGCTGGTGCAACAACATCGCGTGGAACGTGGGCCCACTCAACT CCTACCAGTACCAGCTGGCCCTGGAGAGGTTTGAGTGGAACGAGGTCAAGAAGGTCAAGTCCATTGTCCCCATGATCCACGTTTCCTGGAACGTGGCCCGCACCGTCAAGGTCACCGACCCCGACACATACAAGATGATCAA GCACTGCCTCCTGCAGTCCATCAAGCACATCCAGGTTCTGCGAGACCAGCTGGTAGCAGCAGGGAAGAAGATCTCCTACCAGAGCCGAGTGAAGGACGAACCAGCTTACTACTGCAACGAGTGTGAT GTGGAGGTGTTTGACCTGCTGTTCGTGACGTCTGAGAGTGGCAGCAGGAAGACCTATGTGGTCCACTGTGAGGACTGTGCCCGCCAGAGAAACCCCAGCCTCTCCAACAACGTAGTGGTGTTGGAGCAGTACCGCATGGAGGAGCTAATGAGTACCTACGACGCATTCAGCctg actGCAGCCCCGAGTACACGGTGA